The Planctomycetia bacterium DNA window TGCATCAACGCCAAGGAAGCCGAGAACGTCCGGCTCTCGCGCGAAGTGATCGCCATGATCCCGGAGTTCTTGCAACTACCCGGAGTGCTCGGCATCGGCGAGATCGGCCTCAACAAAAATTCGCGCAACGAATCGATCATCTTCCTCGAACATTGCCAACTCGCGACCAAACTCGGCGAACAAGTGCTGATCCACACGCCGCACTTGCAGGACAAGTACCCTGGCACGCGCATGATTCTCGACATGCTGGACGACTTTTCGGATCTCGATCACACGCGCGTCTGCGTCGATCACGTCGAGGAACACACCATTCGCCCGGTGCTGGAGCGCGGCTATTGGGCCGGCATGACGCTCTACCCAATTAGCAAGTGCACTCCGGCCCGCGCCGCCGACATGGTCGAGCTGTACGGGCCCGATCGGTTGCTGGTAAATTCGGCCGGGGACTGGGGACCGTCGAAGCCGACCGCCGTGCCGGATTTCATTTTCGAGATGAGAATGCGCGGACATTCGGAATCATTAATCCGCAAAGTCGTCTACGACAACCCGCTCGAATTCTTCCGCCAGAGCCGTAACTTCCATTTCACGCCGCGGGAAATCCCCGAGACGGCGTCATGATCCGTGGATTGACGTGGATCGCAGTTTTTTTCGCGATTGCGATTCATCCATGCCGCGTGGTGCGCGCGGAAACCACGCCGACCGATGCCTTCGACGGTCGCGTCAAGGCCTTGATGCTCAAGTACGAAGTCCCGGCC harbors:
- a CDS encoding TatD family hydrolase; translated protein: MEYFDPHIHMVSRTTDDYETLAKMGCVGMSEPAFWAGFDRGSADGFRDYFRQLTEFEPKRAGWYGLQHFTWICINAKEAENVRLSREVIAMIPEFLQLPGVLGIGEIGLNKNSRNESIIFLEHCQLATKLGEQVLIHTPHLQDKYPGTRMILDMLDDFSDLDHTRVCVDHVEEHTIRPVLERGYWAGMTLYPISKCTPARAADMVELYGPDRLLVNSAGDWGPSKPTAVPDFIFEMRMRGHSESLIRKVVYDNPLEFFRQSRNFHFTPREIPETAS